From the genome of Nicotiana sylvestris chromosome 2, ASM39365v2, whole genome shotgun sequence, one region includes:
- the LOC104249847 gene encoding phosphoinositide phosphatase SAC6-like, whose translation MMEKGDSSQKLYKRMRLWEFPDQYVVEPTDGSSGSCLEISRVDGSMKLIDEIPNCSSLRVPKIRTIFGVIGILKLLAGSYLLVITERESVGSYLGHPIFKVSSMKVFPCDHSLKNTPAEQKKMEAEFSALLNVAERTPGLYFSYDVNITLSAQRLHDLGDESKLLPLWRQADPRFLWNNYMMEVLIDHKLDPFLLPVVQGSFHNFQAAIGKDIVDVTLIARRCNRRTGTRMWRRGADSDGFVANFVESEQIIQLNGCTASFVQVRGSIPLLWDQVVDLTYKPKFEIVKLEEAPRVVERHFLDLRKKYGNVLSVDLVNKHGGEGRLNEKFANAMQQVVGDDVRYLHFDFHHICGHVHFERLSILYDQIEDFFIKNRYFLLNEKGEKVEMQLGVVRTNCIDCLDRTNVTQSMLARKMLEFQLRRLGVFDAEEAISTHPNLDESFKILWANHGDDISLQYSGTPALKGDFVRYGKRTVQGIVNDGWNALMRYYLNNFVDGTKQDAIDLMQGHYIMSVSRDMTATSQKGGIEAIASFPLALGLILTGLFFATLSLGRVRSDVWNLLFSLVWASISLAIAAVVKANGRMFCNRPRLHQSRR comes from the exons ATGATGGAGAAGGGAGATTCTTCACAGAAACTGTATAAGAGGATGCGACTCTGGGAATTTCCAGATCAGTACGTTGTTGAGCCTACTGATGGATCCTCGGGGTCATGTTTGGAAATTAGTCGGGTGGATGGGTCAATGAAACTTATAG ATGAGATACCAAATTGCAGTTCACTTCGTGTTCCCAAAATTCGGACAATTTTTGGAGTTATTGGGATACTAAAGCTTTTGGCAG GGTCATATTTATTGGTCATAACAGAACGCGAAAGTGTTGGATCTTACTTGGGACACCCTATCTTTAAAGTCTCGTCAATGAAGGTTTTCCCTTGTGATCATTCTCTCAAGAACACTCCTGCTGAACAG AAAAAAATGGAAGCTGAGTTTTCTGCACTGCTAAATGTAGCAGAGAGGACTCCTGGTCTGTACTTTTCTTATGATGTCAATATAACATTGAG TGCTCAGCGGTTGCATGATTTGGGGGATGAATCCAAGTTGCTGCCTCTGTGGAGACAA GCAGACCCTCGCTTTCTTTGGAACAACTATATGATGGAAGTGCTTATAGATCATAAG CTTGACCCCTTCCTGCTTCCGGTTGTCCAAGGCA GTTTTCACAACTTTCAAGCTGCAATTGGGAAAGACATTGTTGATGTTACGCTGATTGCAAGGAGGTGTAATAGGAGAACTG GCACTCGGATGTGGAGAAGAGGTGCTGATTCTGATGGATTTGTTGCAAATTTTGTGGAAAGCGAGCAAATTATACAACTGAATGGGTGTACTGCATCATTTGTTCAG GTCAGAGGGTCAATTCCACTATTGTGGGATCAGGTTGTTGATTTGACATATAAGCCTAAGTTTGAGATCGTGAAACTTGAAGAAGCA CCTAGAGTAGTTGAGAGACATTTTCTGGACCTCAGAAAGAAATATGGAAATGTTCTATCAGTTGATCTCGTCAATAAG CATGGAGGAGAAGGGCGCTTAAATGAAAAGTTTGCCAATGCAATGCAGCAAGTTGTTGGTGATGATGTGAG ATACTTGCACTTTGATTTTCACCATATATGTGGGCATGTTCATTTCGAGCGTCTTTCGATCCTTTATGATCAAATTGAGGATTTCTTCATAAAGAATAG GTACTTTTTATTGAACGAAAAAGGTGAAAAAGTTGAGATGCAACTTGGAGTTGTGAGGACCAACTGCATTGATTGCTTAGACCGCACAAATGTCACTCAG AGCATGCTTGCTCGCAAAATGTTGGAATTCCAACTCAGAAGGCTTGGTGTTTTTGATGCTGAAGAAGCTATTAGCACACACCCCAACCTTGATGAGAGCTTCAAAATCT TGTGGGCCAACCATGGGGATGATATAAGCTTACAGTATTCTGGTACTCCAGCCCTAAAGGGTGATTTTGTCAG ATATGGTAAGAGAACAGTCCAGGGGATTGTCAATGATGGATGGAATGCCCTAATGCGATACTACTTGAACAACTTTGTTGATGGTACAAAACAG GATGCAATCGATCTAATGCAAGGACATTACATTATGTCTGTTTCCCGAGATATGACTGCGACATCACAAAAAGGAGGCATCGAGGCTATAGCT TCATTTCCTCTGGCCTTGGGACTGATTTTGACTGGGCTATTTTTTGCTACCTTGTCACTGGGGAGAG TTCGGAGTGATGTTTGGAACCTATTATTTTCACTGGTTTGGGCAAGCATAAGTTTGGCCATAGCTGCAGTTGTGAAGGCCAATGGTCGCATGTTCTGTAACAGGCCTCGCCTGCACCAATCTAGGCGTTGA
- the LOC104249849 gene encoding probable serine/threonine-protein kinase PIX13, translating into MGNCFGSEICDQNPSSTIPSYSPRPSTPDTSKNSGVAFSTSSSTGHSRFSATASEDSYFNGEILPTPNLKTYSFSDLKAATRNFKSDTVLGVGGFGTVFKGWVDEKTLTPTKVGTGMVVAIKKLNSESMQGFEEWQAEVNFLGRLSHPNLVKLMGYCWEDKELLLVYEFMPKGSLENHLFRRSTAIEPLSWELRLKIAIGAARGLAFLHSSEKQIIYRDFKASNILLDGNYHAKLSDFGLAKVGPSAGNSHVTTRVMGTYGYAAPEYIATGHLYVKSDVYGFGVVLLELLTGLRALDTKRPNGQHNLVDWVKPMLSNKRKLRSVMDARMEGQYSSKAALVAAQLSLKCLEGEPKNRPSMKEVVEVLEQVESIKEKPKPSKSKSEPSSHRYKQSPRNHPSPRGTNHHGFRAGSGR; encoded by the exons ATGGGGAATTGTTTTGGATCAGAGATTTGTGACCAAAATCCTAGTAGCACCATCCCCAGCTACTCACCTAGACCTTCAACCCCag ATACATCAAAGAACAGTGGTGTTGCATTTTCAACTAGCAGCAGTACTGGGCATAGCCGTTTTTCAGCTACCGCGAGCGAGGACTCATATTTCAATGGAGAAATATTGCCTACTCCAAATTTGAAGACATATAGTTTTTCTGATCTCAAGGCTGCCACAAGAAATTTCAAGTCTGATACGGTTTTGGGGGTCGGCGGTTTTGGGACGGTATTCAAAGGCTGGGTCGATGAGAAGACTCTTACTCCAACTAAAGTTGGCACTGGAATGGTTGTTGCCATAAAAAAGTTGAACTCCGAGAGCATGCAGGGATTTGAAGAGTGGCAG GCAGAAGTAAACTTCTTAGGAAGGCTTTCACACCCGAACCTTGTTAAATTGATGGGATATTGTTGGGAAGACAAGGAACTGTTACTTGTATATGAATTCATGCCGAAAGGAAGCTTGGAAAACCATCTTTTCAGAA GGAGTACAGCTATTGAACCACTTTCTTGGGAATTGCGGCTCAAAATTGCCATAGGAGCTGCACGAGGCTTAGCTTTTTTACATTCTTCAGAAAAGCAGATCATTTACAGAGATTTCAAGGCTTCCAACATACTGCTTGATGGG AATTACCATGCAAAGTTATCAGATTTTGGCTTAGCTAAAGTGGGGCCTTCAGCTGGGAACTCACATGTGACTACTCGTGTTATGGGCACATACGGTTATGCTGCTCCTGAATACATTGCTACAG GCCATCTCTACGTAAAAAGTGATGTGTACGGATTTGGTGTCGTATTGCTTGAGCTTTTAACAGGCTTACGAGCACTTGACACAAAACGACCTAACGGACAGCATAATTTGGTTGACTGGGTGAAACCAATGCTTTCTAACAAAAGGAAGCTGAGGTCCGTCATGGACGCCCGAATGGAAGGCCAATATAGTTCAAAGGCGGCATTGGTTGCTGCTCAGCTTAGTTTAAAATGCCTCGAGGGGGAACCTAAGAACAGGCCTTCCATGAAAGAAGTAGTGGAAGTATTGGAACAAGTTGAATCTATAAAGGAGAAACCAAAACCTTCCAAAAGCAAATCCGAGCCTTCATCTCATCGATACAAGCAATCACCGAGAAATCATCCTTCGCCACGTGGTAcaaaccaccatggattcagaGCCGGATCTGGAAGATGA
- the LOC138885850 gene encoding uncharacterized protein: MALQQLQGSFLDDYNRLETYTNEIRESNPGSDVVINLSKDVVAEGKRRFLRMYICFNAMKLGFKEGLRPFIGLDGTFLKGHCKGQLLAVVDKENTLTWTWFLELLKHSLNLKDGTSITFMSDMQKGLLEAVRIVLPLSNHRFCVSHIEANWSKRIGISGEMKKYLWWYAWSTYEEDFKDQLKSLGELSVDAAKELLRYLLQNWCRSYFNTLGKNQMVDNKFTESFNSLILEARGKPILKMLEDIRNKVINRLREKEDEARTWGGKFSPKCMKLYAAYLKVANLCTVHFNSETGFEVSEGGDRHTMNLVEKKYTCRSW; the protein is encoded by the exons ATGGCACTTCAGCAATTGCAAGGAAGCTTTTTAGATGACTATAACAGATTAGAAACATATACAAATGAGATTAGGGAGAGCAATCCTGGTAGTGATGTGGTTATAAATTTATCAAAAGATGTCGTGGCTGAAGGTAAAAGAAGATTTCTTAGAATGTACATATGCTTTAATGCAATGAAGTTGGGGTTTAAAGAAGGGTTGAGACCATTCATTGGACTAGATGGAACTTTCTTAAAGGGTCATTGCAAGGGGCAATTATTG GCTGTAGTTGACAAGGAAAACACCTTGACATGGACATGGTTTCTGGAGCTGCTGAAACACTCATTGAATCTGAAAGATGGAACCAGTATTACCTTTATGTCTGATATGCAAAAG GGTCTGTTGGAAGCAGTAAGAATTGTCCTCCCTCTCTCAAATCATAGGTTTTGTGTGAGCCATATTGAAGCCAACTGGAGTAAGAGGATCGGAATTTCAGGAGAGATGAAGAAATACCTATGGTGGTATGCTTGGAGCACTTATGAAGAGGACTTTAAAGATCAACTAAAGAGTCTTGGTGAATTGTCTGTTGATGCTGCCAAGGAGTTGCTTAGGTATCTACTACAGAATTGGTGTAGGTCCTACTTTAATACATTGGGCAAAAATCAAATGGTGGACAATAAGTTTACAGAGTCCTTCAACTCTTTGATCTTAGAAGCAAGAGGCAAGCCTATCCTGAAGATGCTTGAGGATATTAGAAACAAGGTCATAAACAGGTTGAGAGAGAAGGAAGACGAAGCTAGAACATGGGGAGGTAAGTTTAGTCCTAAATGCATGAAGTTGTATGCTGCTTATTTGAAGGTAGCCAACTTATGTACTGTTCATTTCAATAGTGAAACTGGCTTTGAGGTTTCTGAGGGTGGTGATAGACATACCATGAACCTAGTGGAGAAAAAATACACTTGTAGATCTTGGTAG